From the genome of Leptotrichia sp. HSP-342:
CAACACACCTGACAGTATTGAGAAAATCAGTCCAAAAAATAATGGATCTTTTATTGGCAAGTTAAAGAAATAAATTAGGTAGATTCCTATTCCGATACCACCGTAAGAGGCATGGCTAATACTTGATGAAATAAAGACCATTTTTTTATTTACAATATAAGTTCCTATTATTCCACAGCATATACTAGAAAGAAGCCCTACAATAAGGGCGTTTCTCATAAAGGCATATTCAAAAATTTTTATAAATTCCATAATTCCCCAATCTTTAATAATTTATCTTTTAATTTTGTAAATTTTATTTGTGTGAATGTAAGTAAGGATTGCTGCACACATAATCTTCCTTTTTCTCATAAACTTGAATATTTCCTTCCACGACAAAAATTGAATCAATGTAATCGTAGATTTTTTCAAGTTCGTGAGAAATTACAACTATTGTTGAATCTGACAATTCCTTTATTTTTTCAAAAAGTTTAAATTCAAATTCCTTATCCAGAAATGATTCCGGCTCATCAAGAAAAATAAGTTCTGGCGAAGAAATTAAGGCACGTGCAATTAATGCCCTTTGAAGCTGTCCTCCAGATACTTCGTTTATTAATTTATTTTTTAAATGAAAAATATCAAATTCCTCCAAGAGTATTTCAGCACGTTTTTTTTCTTCATTGTTAAATCTTCTGAAAAGGTTATTTTTATTAGTCAATCCCGATATTACCAAGTCAAAAATGTTAATGGGAAAGGAAGTGTCAAACTCCCTTATTTGTGGCAAATATCCAATTTTGTTTTCACTTGTAAAAAATTCAATACTGCCAGAATTTTTTCTCAAAAATCCAAGCATAACTTTTACCAAAGTCGATTTTCCGCCACCATTTCTTCCCAGAATTGCAACATTTTTTCCTTTAAAAATATCTAAGTTTATATCGTTCAAAATATAATCATTGTTGTATTTAAAATTAAGATTTTGCACGCTCACAAGTTTTTTATTCTGTCCGTTAGCCATCAAATTTTTATCCTTTCGTTTTCTTCTCATTCTTTTTTTGAATAAAAATTTTTAATTTAAATAATCTACAAACTGTTTTAGATTTTCAAAGACATTTTCCTTGTCAACATTAAATTCAGCGACTTTTGAGTTAGGAATTTCTTTTGAAATAGCTTCGGCACTTTGTTTTGGAAATTGAGGCTGAACTAAGATTGTAGTTACATTGTGTTCTTTTGCTTCATCGATAATTTCTTTTATTTGCTGTGCTGATGGCTCTTTTCCTTCCTGTTCGATTGAAATTTCTTCAATGGCATAATTTTTTAGGAAATAGTTTAATGCAGGGTGATAAATCATAAATGATTTTTTAGTTTTTGAAGCCATTTTTTGTGAAAGTTCTGCTTTTACCTGATTAAGTTCTGTAATGAAAGCATTGTAATTTTTTTCAAAAGTTTCTTTTTTGTCTGGGTAAAGTTTTGACAATTCATTTTTTATATTTTCAGCAACTTTAGGCATCATATCAAGCGAGAACCATACATGCGGATCAATCCCACCGTGTCCTTCATGCTCGTGATGATGTTCGTGTTCTTCTTCCTTTTTATCTGCATGTTCATGCTCATGTTCGTGATCATGATCTCCTTTGATAAATAAATTTTTATCAACACCATCCAAAACATTAACAATTTTATTTTTATCGCTTAGGCTGTTAGAAATAGTTTCTTCAAATCCCAACATATTATAAGTG
Proteins encoded in this window:
- a CDS encoding metal ABC transporter substrate-binding protein, translating into MKKLLSLLLLSALFIFSCGNKSETKKEQGITAGAKEKIVTSVPPLRWLTQKIAGDDFEVISIVQPNMNHELFEPKPSDLKILENSKVFFTYNMLGFEETISNSLSDKNKIVNVLDGVDKNLFIKGDHDHEHEHEHADKKEEEHEHHHEHEGHGGIDPHVWFSLDMMPKVAENIKNELSKLYPDKKETFEKNYNAFITELNQVKAELSQKMASKTKKSFMIYHPALNYFLKNYAIEEISIEQEGKEPSAQQIKEIIDEAKEHNVTTILVQPQFPKQSAEAISKEIPNSKVAEFNVDKENVFENLKQFVDYLN
- a CDS encoding metal ABC transporter ATP-binding protein, which translates into the protein MANGQNKKLVSVQNLNFKYNNDYILNDINLDIFKGKNVAILGRNGGGKSTLVKVMLGFLRKNSGSIEFFTSENKIGYLPQIREFDTSFPINIFDLVISGLTNKNNLFRRFNNEEKKRAEILLEEFDIFHLKNKLINEVSGGQLQRALIARALISSPELIFLDEPESFLDKEFEFKLFEKIKELSDSTIVVISHELEKIYDYIDSIFVVEGNIQVYEKKEDYVCSNPYLHSHK